The Microbacterium natoriense genomic interval CGGTGGCCGATGTCGCCGCGAGCTTCCGTGAAGCCGTCGTGGATGTGCTCGTGACGAAGGCGCTGGCCGCCTGCGAGGACCTCGGTGTTCCACGCTTGTTGCTCGGCGGGGGAGTGATCGCCAACCGCCGCCTGCGCGAGGTCGCGCTGGCCCGCGCCGAGGCCGCCGGGGTGACCGTGCGCATCCCCCCTCTGTCGCTCTGTACCGACAACGGAGCCATGATCGCGGCCCTCGCCGCCGAGCTGATCTCATCGGGGCGTCGTCCCTCGACGCTCTCGTTCGGGGCGGACTCGACGCTGCCCGTGACCGAGATCCAGGTGGCCGAGCGATCATGACCATGTCCGACGACGGGCTGCACGCCAGCATCGACAAACCCAGCGGCGAGGTCGAACGCCCCGCCGGGGCCGCTCGGCTGCCCGGCGCTCGTCGGGAGGGCTACACGAAGCTGCCCACCGGGCCGGTCGGCATCGAGCCGGTGGTCGCGACCGGCCCTCATCTCGAAGCGGATGACGGCGACGAGGAATGGTCGCCGAGCGACGCTCCCGCACGGGCCGACGACGCGCGCCTCGCGCCGTGGGCGCTGCTGGCGTCGATCGTCGCACTGTGCGCCTCGTTCTTCGTCGGATGGGGGGTCCCTGTGGCGATCGTCGCGGTGATCGCGGCGATCATGTCACTGCGACGCCCCCTCGAGAACCACGCGATGGCGCGCTGGGCGCTCGTGCTGGGCCTCACCGCCACCGCCTACAGCCTGGGCTGGCTGGTCTGGGCCGGTCTGCAGTTCGAGCGGTTCGGCTGAGCGGATGCCGGACGCCGAGGCCATCGTCGAGCTGCGCTCGCTGCAGGAGCGCGCGTACGGTCGTGGCGGAGGTCTGTCCGTTGCGGATGCCGCACGGCTGAGGGAGCTGGAGGGGCTGCGGGCCATCGAGCGAGGCAGTGCGACGGCTGAGGAGCCCCGGGTCGTTGAGCGAGGGAGCGAAGCGACCGAGACGAAACGCGGTTCTTTGCATCGATTTCAGGGCACGGGCGACTCGTCTCCGTCCGGTCGCTCGACGACCGAGGCGCGCTCGACGCCCCGGCTGCGAAGTGGCCTTCGTGCCCGAGGCGCGGCGTTGGCAGCCTTGGTCGTCGCCATCCTCGTCGGCGTGCTGGTCGGTTGGGCGCTGTTCTCTCCGCGCGCGCGCGCAGGCGGTTCCGTTGAGTGCGGAGCAGCAGTCCTGGCAGAACGAGATACTCGTGTCCGCGGTCTACGACTCGGGCTCCCTGCGCCCGATCGCCGAGGAGGACGGCACGATCGTGTGGTTCGCGACACGCGACGGCGGAGACATCGTCTGCGCGATCATCAGTGACGGTGAGACGACCGCACCCGCCTGCCGTGAGCGGGATGTGGCGATCATGCGAGGCCTCCAGACCAGCCTGAGGCGAGAGGTCGATGGCGGAGAGGGGCTGGTCGAGGCGCAGATCCTGTTCGACGCCGAAGGCGATCCGGCGGCGCTGACCTCGCATTCGCTGATCACGAGGAGTTCCGATGACGCCGATTCCTGAGCCCGACGAGCTGCGCGCGCTGCAGCACAAGGCCTATGGCCGAGGAGGCGGACTGACGGATGCCGAGGCGGCGCGTCTGCGTGAGCTGGAGCAGCCTGAGCCTCCGCGAGTCGACTCGCCCGATGCGCACTCGAGGCCCGACCCTCGTTCATCGACCGACGAGCTCCCGGCGGTTGAGCGTGGGAGCGAAGCGACCGAGGCGAAACACGTTCTCATCTCTCGGCCTCAGGGAACAGACGTCTCGTCTCGGCTTTTCGACTCGACTGCGGCGCGCTCGACGACCGACGCTCGCGAGGCAGCCGAGGAGCCATCGGAATCCACGTCTCGCGGCGCTCGTCCGACGACCGAAGAACTCTCCTGGCGCCCGACCCTCCGCCGTCACTGGAAGGCCGTGGCCGCGGCATCCGCTCTTCTGCTCATCTTCGGGCTCGGGGCAGGCTGGGCGCTGTTCGCACCCCGCGTGCGTGATGCCGTCGCCCTGACGGAAGACGAGGTGCAGCACAAGCTCGAACTCGACGAGAAGTACGAGTTCGATGAGGGCACGTTGCGCGCGGTCGCGCGAGACGACGATGCGCTGGTGTGGTTCGGCACACAGAGCGACGGCGATCAGAACTGCCTCGTGCTCGAGGCCGCCGGACAGAGTCAGATCGGATGCGCGCGGGCCGACGACGTCAACCTCGCCTACGGCCTGAACGCCACCATCTCCCTCCCGCCAGAGGAGGACGCGGCCGAGGGCGATTTCGGAGCCTCGATCAACGCCTACGGGATGCTCTCGACCGCGGGAGAGCCTATGGTCGCCATCCAGCGCTGGGACAACGACGCCTCGATGCTCGACCAGTTCGAGGGGGACGAGCGCACGCGCGCGCAGGCGCTCATCGACGAAGGGTACCTCGCGGGCGTCTCGGTCGTCGGGTACGTCCGCGAGCAGCCGGCCTGGATCGCCTACCGCTTCACGGACTCCGACCAGAACGAGCGCTGCCTCATCGTCGACGCACTCGATGCGACCGCCTGCGGCCTCGAATCCGACACCCTCCAAGACGGGCTCACCCTCACGGCCGAAGACGAGAACGGGCGCATCGAAGTGTCCGCACAGTTCACGAACTGGGGAACGCCCTATCTGACGATCACCGAGAACGCCGGCGGCGCGTCGACGATCGTGATCGATACCGAGACCGGCGACCCGATCGAGGTGACAGACCCCGACGGATGACCTACGACGCGGCGGGCACCCGATCGGCGAGGATCGCGAGCCTCCGGGAGCCCACGCGCGTGAGGATGAGCGTCGCCGTCTCGGCGCCCTTGAGGGTGAGCTTCTTGCGGAACGCCGCCGGATCGACATCCATCCCGCGCTTCTTGATCTCGATCGTGCCGATGTCGTGGCGCTTGAGCGCGTCGCTGATCGCCTTGGGATTCGCCGGCATCGTCTCGCGTACACGGAAGGACTGCACGAAGGGGCTCGTGAACGCGGCATCCGACGTGAGATAGGCGATGTGCTCGTCGAGCATGCCCGCGTCGAGGCTCCGGGCGACGTCGCCGATCAGGCGGGCGCGGATCACGGCTCCGTCGGGCTCGTGCAGGTACGCGCCGAGCTCGCGCACAGGTGCGTCTTCGGCGTCGGCGCCAGAGGTGAGTTCGTACGAGCGGTCGCCCCGGATGACCAGGGCGGAGCGACGGATGCCGGGGCGCGCGAGGACGCCCGTCCAGACGACGAGCTCGACCACGCTGCCATCGGCGCTCACCCACTGAGCTTCGCAGTCGGCGGGGAGCGCATCGCGGTCGTGCGCGGGGCCGAGTTTGATGCCGGTCGGAACCTGCGAGGCCACGTCGAACGCCCAGTCGAGCGAGGGGGAGTAGTCCTCGGCCGAGACGCGCCGAGTCTCGCTGTGCCCCGAGGTGCGGCGGGCCGGATCCATCCAGATCGCTCGAGCACCGCTCTGCGCCGCGCGCTTCCCTCGGTCTTGTGCGCCTGCCTCGGCGGAATCCGAAGCATCCGACCGAGGGAGGGGAACATCTCCGAGCGCGGCGTACGCGTCTTCGGCCGTACCGTGTCGCACCTCCGAGCCGAACGGGGCGAGGTTGTAGGCGGCGATGGCCGCGGTGACCTCGTCGGCGTCGACGGCGAGCACCTCGAGGCCGGCCCCCGCGAACGCGAGCGCATCTCCTCCGATGCCGCAGCCGAGGTCGGCCACCGCCGTGATGCCGGCCGCGCGGAGTCGCTGGGCGTGGCGGGCGCCGACTCCGAGTCTCGTGGCCTGCTCGAGGCCCGCGCGGGTGAACAGCATCCGCTGGGCGAACTCGCCGAACTTCGCGGTCGCCTTCGCGCGCAGATGCGCCTGACCGACGACCGCCGACACCAGATCAGGCGAGTGCCCGGCGGCGCGAAGCCGCGACACCGCTTTCGCGACCTCGCCCGTCGACTCGATCGGGCCCAGGGCGTCGAGCAGCTCCAGACCGTCGGGGGTGAGCAGGGCGCGCAGCTCGGACATCTCCACCTGCTCAGCTTAGGCGGCGGGTGGCTGGCACTCGCATTGCGTGAGTGCCAGCCGACCGCCTAGACTGGATTAGCACTCTCGGGTTGAGAGTGCGAACGAGTCTTTCGTGTCATCGTCAAGAAAGAAGAGGTAGACCGTGTCGGTTTCCATCAAGCCGCTCGAGGACCGCATCGTCATCAAGCAGGTCGAGGCCGAGCAGACCACCGCGAGTGGCCTGGTCATCCCTGACACCGCCAAGGAGAAGCCCCAGGAGGGCGAGGTCGTGGCCGTGGGCCCCGGCCGCATCGATGACAATGGCAACCGCGTCCCGCTCGATGTCGCCGTGGGCGACCGTGTGCTCTACAGCAAGTACGGCGGCACCGAGGTGAAGTTCGGCGCAGACGAGTTCCTCGTCCTGTCGGCTCGCGACGTGCTGGCTGTCGTCGTCCGCTGATACGGCGTACAAGACGAGAAGGCTCGGATGCTTCGGCATCCGGGCCTTCTTCGTTGCCCGGGCATAGGGTTGCGTGGTGACCTCAGAAGCGACCAGCGCCACCCGGACCACGGGGGCACTGTACGCGATCGCCGCATACCTCCTCTGGGGTCTGCTGCCGCTGTACTTCCTGCTTCTGACACCGACCGGACCCTGGGAGCTCGTCGCATGGCGCGTCGTGCTCTCGCTGGTGTTCTGCGTGGTCCTGCTCACGGTCACCCGCGGGTGGAAGGCGCTCGGCGCGATCATCCGCCGGCCCCAGCTTCTCGCCCTCACCGCGCTCGCGGGCGTGCTGATCTACGTCAACTGGCAGGTCTTCGTGATCGGCACTCTCAACGGTCATGTCGTCGAGACGAGTCTCGGTTACTTCATCAACCCGATCACCACCGTGCTCCTCGGCGTGTTCGTGCTGCGTGAGCGCATACGGGTCGCACAGTGGGTCGCGATCGGCATCGCCGCTATAGCCGTCGTGGTGATCATCGTCGTCTACGGGTCGTTTCCGTGGATCGCCCTGTCGCTCACGGCGTCGTTCGGGGTGTACGGGTTGATCAAGAAGAAGATCGGACCAGCGGTGGATGCCGTCAGCGGGCTGACCCTCGAGTCCTTCTGGCTGATCCCGATCGCCGTCGTGCAGCTCATTCTCGTCGCCACCACGCCTGAGGGCATCACGATGGGGCAGAACGGCGCCTGGCACGCCGTGCTCCTCGCGTTCGCGGGCGTCGCCACCGCGGTTCCGCTGCTGCTGTTCGCGGCAGGCACCCGTCGGATCGATCTCACCCTGATCGGGATGATCCAGTTCATCACCCCGATCATGCAGTTCCTGCTCGGCGTCGTCGTGCTCGGCGAAGCCATGCCGCCCGCTCGCTGGGCCGGATTCACCCTCGTGTGGATCGCGATCGCCGTATTCGTGGTCGACATGCTCCTCGCCTCCCGCCGCGGACGCCGAGTGGAACGCCCCGAACTCGTCTGATTCCGGGACGCACATCGCGTGAAACCCGGTACCGGATCGTTAACGCACCGAAACACTTGCGACCCCTGCGCGCGCACCTCGCGTTCTAGGGTTAGAGCACCCGATCGTGGTCACGATCCACGCTCAGTTACGCAAGGGAGCATCATGAACGCACTGAAGGGCTCGCGCACAGCGAAGGTCCTCGCCGGCATCGCGCTGGTCAGCGCATCCGCACTCGTCATGTCGGGCTGCGCGAGCAGCACGCCGTCCGATTCCGGTGACGATGGCGGCAAGCCCGCCACCGACCTCACC includes:
- the rarD gene encoding EamA family transporter RarD gives rise to the protein MTSEATSATRTTGALYAIAAYLLWGLLPLYFLLLTPTGPWELVAWRVVLSLVFCVVLLTVTRGWKALGAIIRRPQLLALTALAGVLIYVNWQVFVIGTLNGHVVETSLGYFINPITTVLLGVFVLRERIRVAQWVAIGIAAIAVVVIIVVYGSFPWIALSLTASFGVYGLIKKKIGPAVDAVSGLTLESFWLIPIAVVQLILVATTPEGITMGQNGAWHAVLLAFAGVATAVPLLLFAAGTRRIDLTLIGMIQFITPIMQFLLGVVVLGEAMPPARWAGFTLVWIAIAVFVVDMLLASRRGRRVERPELV
- a CDS encoding class I SAM-dependent methyltransferase — translated: MEMSELRALLTPDGLELLDALGPIESTGEVAKAVSRLRAAGHSPDLVSAVVGQAHLRAKATAKFGEFAQRMLFTRAGLEQATRLGVGARHAQRLRAAGITAVADLGCGIGGDALAFAGAGLEVLAVDADEVTAAIAAYNLAPFGSEVRHGTAEDAYAALGDVPLPRSDASDSAEAGAQDRGKRAAQSGARAIWMDPARRTSGHSETRRVSAEDYSPSLDWAFDVASQVPTGIKLGPAHDRDALPADCEAQWVSADGSVVELVVWTGVLARPGIRRSALVIRGDRSYELTSGADAEDAPVRELGAYLHEPDGAVIRARLIGDVARSLDAGMLDEHIAYLTSDAAFTSPFVQSFRVRETMPANPKAISDALKRHDIGTIEIKKRGMDVDPAAFRKKLTLKGAETATLILTRVGSRRLAILADRVPAAS
- the groES gene encoding co-chaperone GroES; protein product: MSVSIKPLEDRIVIKQVEAEQTTASGLVIPDTAKEKPQEGEVVAVGPGRIDDNGNRVPLDVAVGDRVLYSKYGGTEVKFGADEFLVLSARDVLAVVVR